Proteins from one Gorilla gorilla gorilla isolate KB3781 chromosome 11, NHGRI_mGorGor1-v2.1_pri, whole genome shotgun sequence genomic window:
- the CCDC150 gene encoding coiled-coil domain-containing protein 150 isoform X6: MPLRKRKSPERPASSKSPEISRSHVNSIKERTSSVGLPSVIPNSTRRVSFAPNLPSMKTSQDIGDSRISLKTLLNAIKTMEGRLEGKIEILASRPLINDESPNFLKRDSVKSILERSKEELSRTVKCRNAALKESQKLKEDLEAVEDRENKKVGNFQRQLAEAKEDNCKVTIMLENVLASHSKMQGALEKVQMELGRRDSEIAGLKKERDLNQQRVQKLEAEVDQWQARMLVMEDQHNSEIESLQKALGVAREDNRKLAMSLEQALQTNNHLQTKLDHIQEQLESKELERQNLETFKDRMTEESKVEAELHAERIEALRKQFQTERETAKKVAQREVAELKKALDEANFRSVEVSRTNRELRQKLAELEKILESNKEKIKNQKTQIKLHLSAKANNAQNIERMKQIEKELKQMELIKDQYQKKNYEQSLSIQRFVCEMTNLQKEMQMLAKSQYDASVRNKQQELHLEAEWKIRQELENRCQELEETVRHLKKCKEATENTLKEASVESEQITANLEEAHRWFKHRFDGLQLELTKNRLQRPSGDDRWQEKDQDVKHDVMSNQSVLHRWEKKQNLRPVPKKYHSEVQRK, encoded by the exons ATGCCtctaagaaaaaggaaatctccagAGAGGCCTGCATCTTCAAAATCCCCCGAAATCTCTAGGTCCCATGTAAACAGTATAAAGGAAAGAACGTCATCAGTTGGTTTGCCTAGTGTTATTCCAAACTCTACACGCCGTGTGAGCTTTGCACCTAACCTGCCTTCTATGAAAACATCTCAGGATATTGGAGACTCTAGGATCTCTCTAAAGACTCTTTTGAATGCTATTAAAACCATGGAGGGAAGACTGGAAGGCAAAATAGAGATTCTAGCCTCAAGACCTTTAATAAATGATGAATCACCAAATTTTCTTAAACGAGACTCG GTGAAATCTATTCTTGAAAGAAGTAAAGAGGAGCTGTCCCGAACAGTGAAGTGTCGTAATGCGGCCCTGAAAGAGAGTCAGAAGTTGAAAGAAGACCTCGAGGCTGTGGAGGACAGGGAAAACAAGAAG GTGGGAAACTTTCAGCGACAATTGGCAGAAGCTAAAGAAGACAACTGCAAAGTCACAATCATGTTGGAGAATGTGCTGGCTTCTCACAGTAAGATGCAAGGTGCTCTGGAGAAAGTACAAATGGAGCTTGGGCGGAGGGATTCAGAGATTGCAGGCCTCAAGAAAGAAAG ggatCTCAATCAACAGAGGGTGCAGAAGCTGGAAGCTGAAGTGGACCAGTGGCAGGCCAGGATGCTTGTCATGGAGGACCAGCACAACAGTGAG ATTGAATCTCTACAAAAAGCTCTAGGTGTAGCTAGAGAAGACAACAGGAAACTTGCTATGAGTCTGGAACAAGCTCTCCAGACAAAtaatcatctgcaaacaaagctAGATCACATTCAAGAGCAATTGGAAAGCAAAGAACTTGAGCGACAGAATTTGGAAACCTTCAA AGACCGGATGACTGAAGAGTCCAAAGTGGAAGCAGAATTGCATGCTGAACGCATAGAAGCTCTAAGAAAGCAGTTTCAAACCGAGAGGGAAACTGCAAAGAAAGTGGCACAACGGGAAGTGGCTGAG CTGAAGAAAGCCCTTGATGAAGCTAACTTCAGATCAGTGGAAGTGTCCCGGACCAACCGAGAGCTGCGACAGAAACTTGCAGAGCTAGAAAAAATACTAGAAAGTaacaaggagaaaataaagaatcAAAAGACCCAAATTAAGCTCCACTTGTCAGCTAAGGCGAATAATGCTCAGAATATAGAAAGGATGAAG caaatagaaaaagaattgaAGCAAATGGAGCTAATTAAGGATCAATATCAGAAAAAGAACTATGAACAG TCTTTGAGTATCCAGAGATTTGTGTGTGAAATGACTAACCTGCAGAAAGAGATGCAGATGTTGGCTAAGAGCCAATATGATGCCTCAGTGCGGAATAAACAGCAAGAGCTGCACCTAGAAGCAGAGTGGAAAATAAGGCAGGAGCTAGAGAATCGGTGCCAG GAATTGGAAGAAACTGTCAGACACCTGAAGAAATGTAAAGAGGCAACAGAGAATACGCTGAAAGAAGCCAGTGTAGAATCAGAACAG ataaCAGCTAATCTGGAAGAAGCTCATCGCTGGTTTAAGCACAGGTTTGATGGTCTACAACTTGAGCTGACAAAAAACCGGTTGCAGAGGCCTTCTGGGGACGACAGGTGGCAGGAAAAG GACCAAGATGTAAAACATGATGTCATGTCCAACCAATCTGTTCTGCATCGATGGGAGAAAAAACAGAATCTTAGGCCCGTGCCCAAGAAGTATCATTCTGAGGTACAGAGGAAGTGA